A single region of the Salicibibacter cibi genome encodes:
- a CDS encoding solute symporter family protein — MNFTVITLFLVFVITTLVITYFAAKRTSTASDFYTAGGGLTGWQNGLAIAGDYLSAASFLGIAGAIALDGYDGFYYSIGYLVGFLVVLFIVAEPMRNIGKYTIADMVTARFDFKKVRGIAALSTITIVTFYMIAQLVGAGALIQLLFGIDYWLAVIIVGAMMTTYVMFGGMTATSWVQIIKAVLLMFGMIVLSFLVLFYFNFNIVELFSSARDASPHGDAYLNPGVQSDLPLDTISLMLALVLGTAGLPHILLRFFTVKDAKTARTSVVVATWIIGFFYLLTVFLGMGALYFVGHSDIIETNPAGNMAAPMLAEVLGGDLLFSFIAAVSFATILAVVAGLVLSGASAFAHDLYGHIIKKGQATQRQQVIAARSATFGVAVMSIILALAAENLNVAFLVALAFAVAASTNLPVIIFTIYWKRFNTTGAVTGILSGLITALLLVIVSPSVLSPEGDAIFVGTPLFPLENPAIISVPVGFLGAIIGTYLAKTPLDKEKYREVKIKANTGYSDSDEQA, encoded by the coding sequence ATGAACTTTACCGTTATCACACTATTCCTTGTTTTTGTAATAACAACACTCGTGATTACCTATTTTGCGGCGAAACGCACGAGTACAGCCAGTGACTTTTACACGGCCGGCGGCGGGCTTACCGGCTGGCAAAATGGGTTGGCGATCGCCGGAGACTATTTATCCGCAGCTTCTTTTCTCGGGATTGCCGGGGCAATCGCGCTTGATGGATATGATGGTTTTTATTACAGCATTGGGTACCTTGTCGGATTTCTCGTGGTTCTCTTTATTGTTGCCGAGCCGATGAGAAATATTGGAAAGTATACAATTGCTGACATGGTCACGGCTCGCTTTGATTTTAAAAAAGTACGCGGAATTGCCGCTTTGAGTACAATTACGATTGTCACGTTTTATATGATTGCCCAGCTTGTCGGTGCCGGAGCATTAATCCAATTACTATTTGGCATTGATTACTGGTTGGCAGTCATTATCGTCGGAGCTATGATGACGACATACGTGATGTTCGGCGGAATGACCGCTACGAGTTGGGTACAAATCATTAAAGCCGTTTTGTTAATGTTCGGAATGATTGTTCTCTCCTTTTTAGTTCTCTTTTATTTTAACTTTAATATTGTAGAACTATTTTCATCAGCGAGAGACGCTTCCCCGCATGGAGATGCTTATTTAAATCCGGGCGTTCAATCGGATCTGCCTTTGGACACGATATCTTTAATGCTCGCGCTTGTATTGGGGACTGCCGGTTTGCCTCATATTTTACTTAGGTTCTTTACGGTAAAAGATGCAAAAACGGCACGGACTTCAGTAGTTGTAGCCACTTGGATTATCGGCTTTTTCTATCTCCTTACGGTATTTTTAGGCATGGGCGCTCTGTATTTCGTTGGACACAGCGATATTATTGAGACGAACCCAGCGGGGAATATGGCCGCTCCAATGCTCGCTGAAGTACTTGGCGGAGACCTTCTCTTCTCATTTATTGCTGCGGTATCTTTTGCGACCATTTTAGCCGTTGTAGCAGGGCTTGTATTATCAGGGGCGTCAGCTTTTGCCCATGATTTGTATGGCCACATTATTAAAAAAGGACAGGCAACCCAAAGACAACAAGTAATCGCTGCCCGTTCCGCGACTTTTGGTGTAGCAGTGATGTCGATTATTTTAGCGCTTGCAGCGGAAAATTTAAATGTTGCTTTCCTCGTCGCGTTAGCGTTTGCTGTTGCTGCCAGTACGAACTTGCCGGTTATTATTTTCACTATTTATTGGAAACGATTTAATACGACCGGAGCGGTCACAGGAATCTTGTCAGGTTTGATTACAGCGCTTCTTCTCGTGATTGTCAGCCCGAGTGTGCTATCCCCGGAGGGAGACGCAATTTTCGTCGGTACGCCGCTCTTTCCACTTGAAAACCCGGCAATTATATCTGTCCCGGTCGGTTTCTTAGGTGCGATTATTGGGACCTATCTTGCAAAAACACCATTGGATAAAGAGAAATATCGAGAAGTTAAAATTAAAGCAAATACAGGCTATTCAGACTCAGACGAACAAGCGTAG
- the acsA gene encoding acetate--CoA ligase, with protein sequence MELQSLPPKSGDFNLKNYEEAAQHFDWTEVEKAFTFHRTGNVNMAYEAIDRFAEKDGKKDQVALYYSDDQRDEAYTFAEMKKMSDKAANVFKEAGIEKGDRVFIFMPRSPELYFAALGAIKLGAIIGPLFEAFMEGAVRDRLENSEAKAIVTTPDLIGRVPVSELPALENVFIQGDDVREEGKTLDFKTRMEQAPESHDITWVDREDGLILHYTSGSTGTPKGVLHVHAAMIQHYQTGKWVLDLKEDDVYWCTADPGWVTGTSYGIFAPWLNGVTNVVRGGRFSPESWYGTLEKYNVTVWYSAPTALRMLASAGDNIVKNYDLSSLRHILSVGEPLNPEVVRWGHEVYGLRIHDSWWMTETGAIMITNFPSLTVKPGSMGKPIPGVEAGIVDDQGNELPPNRMGNLAMRTGWPSMMRSIWKNEEKYNGYFEFPGWYVSGDSAYKDKDGYYWFQGRVDDVILTAGERVGPFEVESKLVEHPAVGEAGVIGKPDPVRGEIIKAFVALRDGYEETDELKEDIRVFVKNGLAAHAAPREMDIRDTLPKTRSGKIMRRVLKAWELDLPTGDLSTMDDD encoded by the coding sequence ATGGAATTGCAATCACTCCCACCAAAAAGTGGAGACTTCAATCTTAAAAATTATGAAGAAGCTGCTCAACATTTTGACTGGACAGAAGTCGAAAAAGCCTTTACTTTTCATAGAACCGGGAACGTGAACATGGCTTATGAAGCGATCGATCGCTTCGCGGAAAAAGACGGCAAGAAAGATCAAGTTGCCTTATACTATAGCGATGATCAACGCGATGAGGCTTACACGTTTGCCGAGATGAAGAAAATGTCCGATAAAGCGGCGAATGTTTTTAAAGAAGCCGGGATTGAAAAAGGGGACCGTGTCTTTATTTTCATGCCGCGCTCGCCTGAATTATATTTTGCCGCACTCGGGGCCATAAAGCTTGGCGCGATTATCGGGCCTTTGTTTGAAGCCTTTATGGAAGGCGCCGTTCGGGACCGTCTGGAAAATAGTGAAGCAAAAGCGATTGTAACGACGCCCGATCTCATCGGCCGTGTGCCTGTTTCAGAGCTGCCGGCGTTGGAAAACGTCTTTATCCAAGGCGACGATGTCCGGGAAGAAGGAAAAACGCTGGACTTTAAAACACGGATGGAACAGGCTCCCGAAAGCCATGACATCACCTGGGTAGACCGCGAGGACGGACTTATTTTGCACTACACTTCCGGTTCAACGGGAACGCCAAAAGGAGTCCTCCATGTGCACGCAGCCATGATCCAGCATTACCAAACGGGGAAATGGGTGCTGGATTTAAAAGAAGACGATGTGTATTGGTGCACAGCTGATCCGGGCTGGGTCACCGGAACGTCTTACGGCATCTTTGCCCCATGGCTTAATGGGGTCACGAATGTCGTTCGCGGCGGACGATTCAGCCCCGAATCCTGGTACGGAACATTGGAAAAATACAATGTCACCGTGTGGTATAGTGCGCCGACCGCGCTCAGAATGTTGGCGAGCGCCGGAGATAACATCGTGAAAAATTATGATCTCTCAAGCTTGCGGCATATTCTTAGCGTCGGCGAGCCATTAAATCCTGAAGTCGTCCGTTGGGGCCATGAAGTGTATGGACTGCGCATTCATGATTCTTGGTGGATGACGGAAACGGGCGCGATTATGATTACGAACTTTCCGTCCTTGACAGTCAAGCCCGGTTCGATGGGCAAACCTATCCCCGGTGTGGAAGCGGGTATTGTGGATGATCAGGGCAATGAACTGCCTCCGAATCGAATGGGCAACCTTGCCATGCGCACGGGTTGGCCGTCGATGATGCGGTCCATCTGGAAGAACGAGGAAAAATATAATGGCTATTTTGAATTTCCGGGCTGGTATGTCTCCGGAGATTCCGCCTATAAAGACAAAGATGGTTACTATTGGTTCCAGGGCCGAGTCGATGATGTGATCCTGACGGCCGGTGAGCGCGTAGGTCCATTTGAGGTAGAAAGCAAACTCGTGGAACACCCAGCCGTAGGCGAAGCGGGTGTCATCGGCAAACCGGACCCGGTACGTGGTGAAATTATTAAAGCCTTCGTCGCGTTGAGGGACGGCTATGAAGAAACAGATGAACTAAAAGAAGATATCCGTGTCTTCGTGA